Sequence from the Campylobacter sp. MIT 12-8780 genome:
TTGTGTCGTGGATTTGTTTTTTTGTGTTTTATTATTTTTGTGCGGATTGGATTAGGACGAATTTTAAAATCGGCAAATTTGTTCCGATATTTTTTGTGTTTTGCACTTATCTTTTGTTTTGTGTTTTTGATAGTATTCTTTCTTATATTGACAATGCAAATATTAAAATTTTTGGTCGTGATTATTTTATCAGCATGGGTGTAGAAGCTTTACTTTGCTATCTTTTCTTTAAGGATAAAATCCGATGAGAATGCGTTTGGTTGTCGCTTTTATCTTTTTATTTTTTGTTTTGCTTTTAAGTAGAATTTATTATTTGAGTATAAAATCAAATATATATTATGAAGAAATGGCAAAGCAAAATGCGATAAAAACAAGATTTTTACCTCCTACAAGAGGCTTGATTAAAGATAGCAAAGGCAAGCTTTTAGCAAATAATGATCTTGGTTTTAGTATCGCTATAAAGCCGTATTTAAATATAAAAAAGCAAAATCAAGGGCTTTTAGATGAAGAGCTTTTTGTGCTTTCGCAAACCTTTCCTGATCTAAATGTTACGCTTTTAAAGCGAAATTATATCAAAGAGGATTCTTATTATAATCAAGATTTTATTGATATTGTGGATTTTATCCCTTATGATGAGATGATACCGCATTTTTCTCAGCTGAACTTAAGAGAAAATTTACAAATTACGCCCATTGTTAAAAGAAGGTATCCTTATGGCAAGCTAGCAAGCCATATCATCGGCTATATAGGCAAGGCGAATTTGCAAGATATGAATGAAAATGAGATCGCAAAACTAACAAATTACACTGGAAAAAGTGGCATAGAGCGGTATTATAATGAAATTTTGCAAGGACAAAAAGGTGTGCGTGAAGTAAAAGTTGATGCACACAACAAAGAAATAGAAGAAATTTCTTTTCAAAAAACAAATTCAAATGACATAAGCTTAACTATAGATATTCAATTACAAAGCTTTTTAAGCGAGCTTTTTGCTGATAATGCTGGCGTTGCGATCATCATGGAGGCAAATACCGGTGCCATTTTAGCTGCTGGAAGCTTCCCAGAATATGATTTAAATCCTTTTGTTACCGGAATTTCAGTGCAGGATTGGAAAGAGCTTTCAAATAGCCCAGATCATCCATTTACAAATAAAATGGTAAATGGGCTTTATCCGCCCGGTTCTATCATCAAAATGGGCACAGCTCTTGCTTTTTTAAACTCAAGGAGTATTAATACCGCTACAGAGTTTTATTGTGCTGGTTTGATAGAGTTAGGAGGCAGAAATTTTCGCTGCTGGAACCGATCAGGGCATGGAGATATGAACCTTAAGCACGCTATTGCTCAAAGTTGTGATGTGTATTTTTATGAGGGTGGCTTAAAAGTAGGTATAGATCAAATCAGCTCAACTCTTGGTAAAATAGGCTTTGGAAGTAAAACAGGAGTGGATTTGCCAAATGAATTTGTTGGCACAGTGCCAAGCAAAGAATGGAAAATGCAACGTTACAAACAGCCTTGGTATCAAGGAGAAACCTTAAATACAAGCATAGGGCAGGGAAATTTCTTAGTTACGCCTATACAAGTGGCTAAATATACCGCTCAAATCGCTGTTGGAAAGAATGTTAATCCGCATTTTCTCAAAGAGATCGAAGGCGAGCTTGACGAAAATACAAGAAAAGCATACCAAATACAAGATAAAGAAGAGGACGAGCTTTTTAATGTCTTTGAAAAAAGTCAATTGCCTGCTTTAAGAGAAGCTATGCTTGCTGTTACTAAACAAGAAGGTGGCACGGCGTATCGCTTTTTTAAGGATTTACCTTTAAGTGTAGCTGGAAAAACAGGCACAGCGCAAGTGGTAGGCTTTTCTCAAGCTGAAAAGCGAAACATTAGGGAAAAAGACTTAAAGTATTATTCTCGCTCACACACTTGGCTTACAAGCTTTGCGCCTTATAAAAAACCCCAATACGTCGTAAGCGTCTTGCTTGAACACGGCGGCAGAAGTATAAGCTCAGGCGAGCTTACAGCTGCGATTTATAGAAAAATGCTTGAGTTAAAATATTTTGAAAATGAAAAATAAATCTCTTTGTTTTATATTGCTAGGATATTGTTTTTTATAGGTTTTATAACATATACTCAAGTATAATTTAAACTCCAAAAAAAACTAAAAATATGTAAAATTTTATGTAAAAAATTAAATTGCAAATTTATCAAAGTTTGCATTTTCAAAGTATAAGCATCGCATCTCCATAAGAATAAAAGCGGTAATGTCTCTTAACGGCTTCTTCATAGAGTTTAAGCGTCATTTTTCTACCTATAAAGCTTGCTACAAGCATGATAAGGGTGGATTTTGGTAGATGAAAATTGGTTAAAAGATAATTTTGTCTTAAAGGTGGATTGTGAGGATGTAAAAAAAGCGTGCATTCTCCGCTTTTTTGCTGTGTTCTTGCGAAATTTTCAATCACCCTTGTTGTGGTGGTGCCAACCCCAAGTATAGGCTTATCGCTTCGTAAAAGCTTTATTAGCTTTTCATCGATAAAAAAACGTTCAGCGTGCATTTTATGCTCGTTTAAAAATTCAGCCTCAACGCTTTTAAAAGTCCCAGCACCCACATGCAAGGTAAGGGTGTAAATTTCATGCTTTAAGGCAAGTTCTTTGAGCTGGTTTTTTGAAAAATGAAGGCTTGCAGTTGGAGCTGCAATGCTTCCTTCATACCTTGCAAATTCGCTTTGATAGTTAGTTTCATCACTTTTTTCATCAGCTCTTTTGATATAAGGAGGCAAAGGCACATGTCCTATTTTTTCAAGCTTTAAAAAAAGTTCATTTTCACTAAGCTCTTTTTGAGGC
This genomic interval carries:
- the mrdA gene encoding penicillin-binding protein 2, which codes for MRMRLVVAFIFLFFVLLLSRIYYLSIKSNIYYEEMAKQNAIKTRFLPPTRGLIKDSKGKLLANNDLGFSIAIKPYLNIKKQNQGLLDEELFVLSQTFPDLNVTLLKRNYIKEDSYYNQDFIDIVDFIPYDEMIPHFSQLNLRENLQITPIVKRRYPYGKLASHIIGYIGKANLQDMNENEIAKLTNYTGKSGIERYYNEILQGQKGVREVKVDAHNKEIEEISFQKTNSNDISLTIDIQLQSFLSELFADNAGVAIIMEANTGAILAAGSFPEYDLNPFVTGISVQDWKELSNSPDHPFTNKMVNGLYPPGSIIKMGTALAFLNSRSINTATEFYCAGLIELGGRNFRCWNRSGHGDMNLKHAIAQSCDVYFYEGGLKVGIDQISSTLGKIGFGSKTGVDLPNEFVGTVPSKEWKMQRYKQPWYQGETLNTSIGQGNFLVTPIQVAKYTAQIAVGKNVNPHFLKEIEGELDENTRKAYQIQDKEEDELFNVFEKSQLPALREAMLAVTKQEGGTAYRFFKDLPLSVAGKTGTAQVVGFSQAEKRNIREKDLKYYSRSHTWLTSFAPYKKPQYVVSVLLEHGGRSISSGELTAAIYRKMLELKYFENEK
- the queA gene encoding tRNA preQ1(34) S-adenosylmethionine ribosyltransferase-isomerase QueA; amino-acid sequence: MRNDEDLYVASYDYDLPQELIATKPILPKENAKLLVYERAKQKLSHTFFGNLEQFLPPCAIVFNDTKVIKARIHGRKQSGAKIELLYHKALANGLFLVQIKGRVKPRDILEFDLNLKAEVVALSDDGFRQVRFFEPQKELSENELFLKLEKIGHVPLPPYIKRADEKSDETNYQSEFARYEGSIAAPTASLHFSKNQLKELALKHEIYTLTLHVGAGTFKSVEAEFLNEHKMHAERFFIDEKLIKLLRSDKPILGVGTTTTRVIENFARTQQKSGECTLFLHPHNPPLRQNYLLTNFHLPKSTLIMLVASFIGRKMTLKLYEEAVKRHYRFYSYGDAMLIL